Genomic DNA from Hordeum vulgare subsp. vulgare chromosome 2H, MorexV3_pseudomolecules_assembly, whole genome shotgun sequence:
GTTTTTCCATATCTACGTTATCTGCCCCATTCTGCATTATACGAATGGACATTTAAATACTGACCAGCTGCCCTCTTGTTTTAATGTTATTCCAAATCAAATAGAGATACATGCAAAGATTCTTGAAGCTTTGTGCCAAGCATTTATTCTAAATGCGGGGACCTGTACTGATGTCAAAATCTTCATTTATATTGTAGCTGCAGTTATGCTTGTTGCTTGCTTATGACAGTAATTGTATGGGGTTTTCTTTCTCCATATATTTTGCTTTAATTAGTCCTGCAAATATTTGAGAAACGCTGCTTGCGAGTGCTTCATGATGTGATGCAAGTTCTATCGTACTGATTGACATGCTTTAAGAAAGTACCTGTTGGCTTTAAGTATGGAATGCACGTGGGGTTTCCAGACATTTGTGAGATATTAGGGTCTTTGACCTCTGATGCCTTAGCTATTGCGCTGCAAAAACATCATTATTTTATAACGTTCTGGTCACTTCTTTTCAGTGCTCGGCCTAATGCGACGGATGCATTTCGTAACTTTGAAGAGGAGGCAAGGCAATCTGCTTGGGATTCTGAACAGAATGCCACATCCAGTTCTAGTGATAAGCTGGCATCTTTATATCGCCCACCTTTTGATTTGATGTTCAATGGACCATTTGACAAGGTCAGCTGCATGTCCTGTAATTGTATTGTTATATTCTCTGTTCGACAATGTATCTGTCTCGGCCACGGTCATGTTTTGACTATGCCAGCAAAACTGCATCGCATCTACACACTGCTTGTGCTTCGTAGTTCATATCATGTGTGTTTTGATCTATTAATGATCTATGAACTGTTATAATGGAAGAGTACATGTAATATAGGAGTATACTATCTCTGTTGCCTGATCGAACACTTACAGTTATACAATTAGTTTGATCTAGTACTTTGGTTAATtaccaaacaaaaaagagaactTGCTGAAAGCATACTGATGGTTGAGATAGTGTTGTCTCATATTCATTGATTATGGACACCTGAACTAGTTTTCAGTTGACACTCGTAGATTTGATTATATTAATTTGCTAGTCCTTCAACGTTATGTATCGCTCAATTCTTTATGTTACACTAAATGAATCCCATTGATGTAGGCAAAGTTAGAGGCCTCTGTTCTAGATAAATGGCTGTTGATCAATTTGCAGTCAACAGAAGAGTTCAGCTCTCACATGGTAAGCTGTCTTATTTTCGATAGTTCATGCCAACTTATGTCGATCCTTCATCTTATGCTTTGTTAATGTTTTGACTGTCGAATGACTGTCGAATGACTGTCGAGCTTTTCTCTGTTGAAGCTTAATCGAGACACTTGGGCGAATGAAGCGGTGGCTCAGACAATCAGGTCAAACCTCATTTTCTGGCAGGTTGGTCCTCCttgcattctccttcaatgtctgCTTGGATCTGAACCTCTAAATTTGTATTTCATCTAATCACACCTGCATTGGTACCTTGATAAATGTTATTGGGGACGTCAACACAGTACATTAGACATTTTTATTTGCTGTTTCTTGTAATTATATGCTAATGTATTTAGAGGTTGAGACATGACATAATGACAGTGCTTTGATGATGAATCTAACATCATTCCTTGGGTGCTTCTGTGCTTCACTCTTCTATGGTTGCACAAACGCTAACAAACCAAAGTTGAGGTCCACCAACTTAAGCAGTCAAGTGCTTCAAGATTCATGTAACTCTTGTAGAATGGATGATCTACTCGTTGTGTTCTCTGTGCATTGGTGATTAAAGTATTAGGACTTTTGACTGCATGTATTCTAAATTGACCTCTATGTACACATATGGACTATGGAGAAATATATTGGCAACGAAGAGCTCTAATTATATGGTTCGCTTTTTTCCCTAGATGGAACCATGTCTGAGCACTTCTCATTTTTTTTGTCGATTTGTTGTATCGTGTTAAACATAGGTTTATCAAGATACCAGTGAGGGGAGGAAGGTATGCACCTACTACCATTTGGGCTCTGTTCCTGCCATTCTCCTAATTGACCCCATCACTGGACAAAAAATGCGTGGTTGGAATGGAATGGTTTACCCAGACAGTTTGCTGGAGGTATTTTTTGCATCCCTGTCTTCCATCTCACGTTGCTCTGCAGTCTACAGTGGTAGACTGGTAGTAGCCTCTACAACGCGTATGCTCAAATACGAGGTGGATATACTGTTATGATGCGATCATTTccttactattttctgcatgttcacTGTACACAGGATTTGATGCCTTACCTGGAGAAAGGTCCAAAGGAGCACCATGCTGCTCAACCTCAAAAACGCCCAAGAAAAGTTGATCAGGAAACTTCTGTGGTTAGGCAAGGTATTTTTATATCTGGACTAGCTAATTGCCCATGCGTTGCATCTGAAGCATAAACACCCCACTAGGTTAGCCCGTGATTGCACGTCTATCATTTGTAGATTGGCAGCAAGTTTTTGTAGGCAAACGCCATGATTTTCCTGCCTTCTTATTGTTAAGCACTTATTTTGTAAGAACTCATTCGCTTACCAAAAGTTATTTTAAATGGTAAGTCAATAAGAGGTGAGGCAGTTGAGGTTGGTTTTGGGAAAAAAAACTGTGGGAGAAAAATGAGAGATAGAGGGATGTAAAGATCAAAACAGATAGGAGGAAGGTGGATAACATGCTTAGGGAGGTTGGATGAAGGAATGGGTGAAACGGAAACCCTTATGTTCTTTAGTTAGTTCCATGCCAGCAGTGTTGACTTCTCAGAAGTTCACTTCTTATTTAAAACATTAGAACTGTAACTACATTTTCTTTGAACTATATGATCCAGAAACAGTCATATTCATGTAGCACCAAGCTTCCGCTGCGTTCACTCTATATTTTCTGGATCCATATTATTGATTTCTATGTTTCAAGTGTTAACTTTGGGTTAAAGAACCCCCGAAGTTGGATAGTATTTTCATGACATATCTCATCTGTCAGATACATGGCTTCTGAAATTTCATAATTTTAAATCTTTTGTATATATGTTCAATTCTTGAAAACTAGCACACTGGACGTGTGAAGTGCCATGTAGCTCTAGGTGTTGTGTGTTTTTTATTCTACCGTTGACGCATCACTAAATGAGCTGGTCTTTGTTTCCTCACCTTTTTATCATCCAGCCTCTCCCATTGGGGTTTCTTTCAGTTCATTTTCCTAAATTAAAAGCCACTGCTAGTTTGATGGTGCTATATGTTTTTGAGCCTTGGATTCTCACATCGAGTATTTTTCTAAGAAAAGGTTTTTTATTTGTCAAGAATGATACCTCTGTTTTTTATATATGCCTGCATGGATGTAATGGTCGATTTTAGGTAAAAGCCATGACCGTGTCATTGCTGCAGTGTACGACAAGTAGGGTATCCTTTGTTTGTGAGTGCTGTTAGGGTATATCGAATTTGACTTGTGGTCAGCAGATTAGTTTCTAAGAGCAACATATATGCGACAAATATGTAAACCCATTAGGACATAACACAAGCAAATGGTAGGAATATCTAGAGTTGTTATGATTGTCGTTGTAGTAGGTAGTATTATTAATAATTGTTATAGCAAACAAATTCTTGTGATGGTTTTGAGTCGATGTTTATTCTTTTCTGAAACAAACAAGTTGATACTTATGAAAGAGACAGCTTGTGTGCCTCTTCCTTAGTCTTTTTTGTAGGCATGTGGATGCCTGCAATTACACATGCCATTTACACGACATCTCTCTTTTCAGGTAAAACAGGTATAGAGAATGAAGATGAGGAACTAGCACGGGCGGTGGCGGCTTCCTTGGAGGAGAAGAAAGGATCTGGTGATGACGAGACCAATCCCAAACCCGAGGAAGAGAAGGAGCCCAGCTTGAGCGCTAAGATGGAGTACCCCCCTCTCCCCGAGGAGCCGAAAGTAAGCAGGGAGCTTGTGTGCAGGGTGGCAGTCCGGCTTCCCGGCGGTCGGAGGATCCAGAGGAATTTCCTCCACACGGATCCCATCAAGGTTGAGACTCGACATTTTGCTCTATCTTATTAATACCGAGGTTGGTCTCTGTGACGGTAACCTGATGATGGTTGTGTGCAGCTGCTGTGGTCGTTGTGCTCCTCTGAGGTGGAGGACGGGGAGAAGCGGGCCTTCCACTTCGGGCAGCCCATCCCGGGCGCGGCCATCAACAAGCTGCAGTACGAGAGCGAGCAGACCTTCAAGGAGGCCGGGCTGGCCAACTCGATGATCAACCTCTTGTGGGACTAGGCCGGCCCATCTCATCTTTGGTGGGCCTCATGCATTGCATGTTGTTTCTTCGCAAGGATTTATTGACTTATCGTCGCCGCTTTtttgttttcttccttgtccggTGGTCGGTCTAGGGTTGGAGCCCAAGTGTGGAAAAATGCTGTTTCTCGCGTCGGTCATGTTTTTGTTTATAGACCCCCCTCCCTGTAGTAGGACTTGGTTCGACCTGATGCACAtagtattatttatatatagtcGTGTCCGGTGCCGGCACCGACCTAGTGTAGTAACTGATTTATGCTATGCGCTGCTTTTCTCGGAGCCCAAACTTGCCCGTAGGCGATTGTGAAAAAAAAAACCAACATTGTGCAGATGACGATGGAATCGATGAGACGTGCTTCGACGTTAATGGCGGAGGCGGTACCGTTGTCGCATCGGACCCGTGTGACATGCGGATGTGGTGGCCTAGTAGCTGATTGGAGAAGGGCGGAGCCTTGACCAGGCAGCGCTTTGACCGGCGGCAGAGTGGGGCTTATGATTTGCATGCTCTGCCTGCTGCTGCGTTGGCCGGTGTCACCCTGCCACTCACTCATTCGCAACCCCCCTGCACCACCAACTGGCGCGCGAATTATTGCAGCTGCGCCTTCTGTCtctctccatctccatctctAGCTTACCCAACGtgagcgggagagagagagatcgcaTTTATACTACAAGCTCGCGGTATCGATCGACCGGTCGATCTCCGACCGACGCCGCATCCGTCCATTACTTCTTCTCCGGTGAGGAGATCGCCACTGGGCCCTGGCACTTGCTAAAATGTTCctgagatgagatgagatgaacACTACAGTATGTGAGGATGACTCTGCAGGTCAAGCGTGGCCGGCAACGGCTACCCATGCAATGCAATTTCGCGCGCATGTAGGGGCCGGCCGGCCCTCGGGCTTGCGTCAATCCATCCATCACGCGTTTGCATGGGTCCCCGAGCCACCGCCACTGTTACGGAGCTCATTCACCATGCTCACGCTGCCACCAGACCACTATTACGCCTGCGATTTGGAAGCATGACACGCTGTTGCGGCCCTTGTCCGATAGCCAGCCACCCATCCGCTGAGCATAAATACACTAGTAAACGGAGAcggacttctcctcctcccctccctgcctGCCTGTAGCTGCAGGCTGCTGCAGCTGCAAAGGTGgtggtggcatggcatggcatAGTGCGCGCGTGGACAGTCGTGCCCGCCAGGTTTTTCTACAGCCTTGCATTGCATTCCATGCGCCGGCCGTCTGGCctgatccactgcgtgccttttcCCGGTGCGGTGAGTGGAGTTCGCATCCAATGCCAACCTCAGTCTTGTACTCCTACTCTACTACGTACCACGCACGTGTCGGGCCTACCACACACACACGCATGTAGACGTAGCCTCACTCTATCCTCTAGGCTGCGCACCAGATGTAGTAGTACGTTGCCCACTAGGAGTACTGCTACCCTGTGGCGGGCAAATTCACTATTTTGGCCCTTTGTTGTTAGTTTAGCACGATTTAACCCTATATGCAAGAGTATTTTGAATTTGGTCTTTTCCTATAGTTATTATTTTGGCCGTAGGATAACACATCCTATCATCAAGGTCCTATAATGATAGGACTTGCTTACGTCGTCAAGTCCGCTccgtgcaaaaacaaaaaaaacctaCTC
This window encodes:
- the LOC123428400 gene encoding plant UBX domain-containing protein 7 is translated as MAGAPPTPAERDALVSSFLEIAAGQTPHTAAQFLQMTSWHLEEALQLFYIDGEAALAGAHPPVQSAAEAALAAAAAAAEVEEGFRYHPPPAAALEDGMLQGLGDDDDVRAPLPVRRETLYGDTPTIIARPNATDAFRNFEEEARQSAWDSEQNATSSSSDKLASLYRPPFDLMFNGPFDKAKLEASVLDKWLLINLQSTEEFSSHMLNRDTWANEAVAQTIRSNLIFWQVYQDTSEGRKVCTYYHLGSVPAILLIDPITGQKMRGWNGMVYPDSLLEDLMPYLEKGPKEHHAAQPQKRPRKVDQETSVVRQGKTGIENEDEELARAVAASLEEKKGSGDDETNPKPEEEKEPSLSAKMEYPPLPEEPKVSRELVCRVAVRLPGGRRIQRNFLHTDPIKLLWSLCSSEVEDGEKRAFHFGQPIPGAAINKLQYESEQTFKEAGLANSMINLLWD